In Sebaldella termitidis ATCC 33386, one DNA window encodes the following:
- a CDS encoding DUF169 domain-containing protein, with translation MRTRIKAGESDEWLEILLELKRKAVGVRFLFDRNDYEKSSSAGRNGTVPYCTAVRNASEGKSIKLHLGNFACLAAARGLGLMENDEISRSGKRHSDMGVYENVLVSRNIAKDMVYCGHFVYGVEIRPLEDYKEHNPDIIIIITNPYNAMRIVQAHAYTKGQLKNIKMAGMQAVCQECTSYVYERNEINLSMLCSGTRCVAQWSKEEMGVGIPFQQINDIIYGLVQTVNPMENNHDKKLIQEKLKSAGKDLEFEIEYNKNYYTGVFVSSNSKK, from the coding sequence ATGAGGACTAGAATAAAAGCCGGCGAATCAGATGAATGGCTGGAAATACTGCTGGAACTAAAAAGAAAAGCTGTAGGAGTACGTTTTTTATTTGACAGAAATGATTATGAAAAAAGCAGCTCTGCTGGTAGAAACGGCACTGTTCCATACTGTACAGCCGTGCGAAATGCATCAGAAGGAAAAAGCATAAAGCTTCATCTCGGTAATTTTGCATGTCTGGCTGCTGCCAGAGGACTGGGACTAATGGAAAATGATGAAATCAGCAGGTCAGGGAAAAGACACAGCGATATGGGTGTTTATGAAAATGTACTTGTCAGCAGAAATATTGCAAAAGATATGGTTTATTGCGGACATTTCGTTTATGGTGTAGAAATCAGGCCGTTAGAGGATTATAAGGAGCATAATCCGGATATAATAATTATTATTACCAATCCTTATAATGCAATGAGAATAGTACAGGCACATGCATATACCAAAGGACAGCTGAAAAATATAAAAATGGCAGGTATGCAGGCAGTATGTCAGGAATGCACGTCCTATGTTTATGAACGAAATGAAATAAACTTATCTATGCTGTGCTCGGGGACAAGATGTGTAGCACAATGGAGCAAAGAGGAGATGGGAGTGGGGATTCCTTTTCAGCAGATTAATGATATTATTTACGGACTTGTGCAGACTGTAAATCCTATGGAAAATAACCATGATAAAAAATTAATTCAGGAAAAGCTAAAATCAGCAGGAAAAGATCTGGAATTTGAAATTGAGTATAATAAAAATTATTATACAGGAGTATTTGTAAGCAGTAATTCTAAAAAATAA
- the yedE gene encoding YedE family putative selenium transporter, whose product MKQLTKKSMIYTITGIIFALIIFYLTFTGNPKNMGVCVGCFIRDTSGAVNLHNAKAFQYIRPEIIGMIFGSFIVSLLIREKFSVHLYPVIYFFGGVFTMIGVLIFLGCTVRVFVRLGGGDLNAVFGLLGMITGIGTGTFFIKKGFSLPEKEKTFNSKSYTYIMPVISAILFLLLILKPGFVSFSEKGIGSQHSPIILALIGGLIIGILTNYFDLGFNSGFRNLLSGKMENPQILFPVSIIVFLLILNFVSKNLNIGFADQPAAHSFQLWNFLGLFIVGWIGSLLQGCPLQQLVKSAKGNLNSIFFITGMFLGAGFLHRIDGVSTPKAVPFNGKISLIAGLIFMLVISVYYSRKKNNA is encoded by the coding sequence ATGAAACAATTGACAAAAAAATCTATGATTTATACAATAACAGGAATTATTTTTGCTTTGATTATCTTTTATTTGACTTTTACAGGAAATCCTAAAAATATGGGTGTTTGTGTAGGGTGTTTTATAAGAGATACTTCTGGAGCTGTTAATTTACATAATGCAAAAGCGTTTCAATACATAAGACCTGAAATAATCGGGATGATTTTCGGAAGTTTTATTGTATCTTTATTAATCAGAGAAAAATTCAGTGTTCATTTATATCCGGTTATTTACTTTTTCGGCGGGGTATTTACAATGATAGGAGTACTTATTTTTCTGGGATGTACTGTAAGAGTTTTTGTTCGTCTCGGCGGCGGCGACCTGAATGCTGTATTTGGTTTATTAGGCATGATAACAGGTATAGGGACAGGAACGTTTTTTATAAAGAAAGGTTTTTCACTGCCTGAAAAGGAAAAAACTTTTAACAGTAAAAGCTACACATACATCATGCCTGTGATTTCTGCTATATTGTTTTTATTACTGATTTTGAAGCCGGGCTTTGTTTCCTTCAGCGAGAAAGGAATTGGTTCCCAGCACTCGCCGATTATTCTGGCTCTTATCGGAGGGCTTATTATAGGAATATTGACAAACTATTTTGATTTGGGATTTAACTCGGGATTTAGAAATTTATTAAGCGGGAAAATGGAAAATCCACAGATATTATTTCCGGTTTCAATAATTGTTTTTCTTCTGATATTGAATTTTGTATCGAAAAATTTGAACATAGGATTTGCAGATCAGCCGGCTGCTCATTCTTTTCAGCTTTGGAATTTTTTAGGACTGTTTATTGTGGGATGGATAGGATCTTTGCTGCAGGGGTGTCCGCTGCAGCAGCTGGTGAAATCAGCCAAAGGAAATTTGAATTCTATATTTTTTATAACAGGAATGTTTTTGGGAGCCGGATTTCTACATAGAATAGACGGAGTATCCACACCTAAAGCAGTTCCGTTTAACGGAAAAATATCACTGATCGCAGGATTAATATTTATGCTGGTTATTTCTGTTTATTACAGCAGAAAGAAAAATAATGCATAG
- a CDS encoding MerR family transcriptional regulator yields MKNEKQGKEVLIDSELLRKLIVGIGEVSEITGVPTRKLRYWEEKGIIKSEKGSDGETRKYNYLNIKKILSIKELVEEGYTLDAAAAKVEKNIETFFKTFSELMSDDNNYKK; encoded by the coding sequence ATGAAAAATGAAAAACAAGGAAAAGAAGTTCTTATTGATTCTGAGTTATTAAGAAAGCTTATCGTCGGAATAGGAGAGGTTTCGGAAATCACAGGAGTTCCTACGAGAAAACTACGTTATTGGGAAGAAAAGGGAATTATTAAATCAGAAAAAGGTTCTGACGGAGAGACAAGAAAATATAACTATCTTAATATAAAAAAAATATTATCAATAAAAGAGTTAGTGGAGGAAGGCTACACTTTAGATGCTGCCGCTGCAAAAGTCGAGAAAAATATAGAAACATTTTTCAAAACTTTCTCAGAATTAATGAGTGATGATAATAATTATAAAAAGTAA
- a CDS encoding DUF2316 family protein has protein sequence MSLNIEQKKQTSIELHENYKISGLTPEDIQSDLGLDPNQLENILNIKSISDPTAVWRLRDYMEEKITEQGKTPYPYSVLIENIYFPYKKEKKWEE, from the coding sequence ATGAGTTTAAATATCGAACAAAAAAAACAAACCAGTATAGAATTACATGAAAATTATAAAATTTCAGGATTAACACCGGAAGATATTCAGTCTGATTTAGGTCTGGATCCGAATCAGCTGGAAAATATACTGAATATCAAATCGATATCAGATCCCACTGCTGTATGGCGTTTACGGGATTATATGGAAGAAAAGATAACGGAACAGGGGAAAACTCCTTATCCATACTCTGTGCTTATAGAAAATATTTATTTTCCCTATAAAAAAGAAAAAAAGTGGGAAGAATGA
- a CDS encoding MBL fold metallo-hydrolase, translating to MKIKTAGVMILLVTVACGKIEEGKNFISYSSNETVIQGNDKMSGEVTLLSGKASIQGEVRSFQNKGRFSSTVHVLSSEKGNILIDPGHYSEELSRYAESIGGLDAILITHGHWDNIYSLDEAAAANPNAKIYIHELDYNFLRDPVLNCSDINGFSLMLDTKPLTFTEGTYTIGGYTFEIIHTPGHTCGSSIFYFEEENVLFGGDTIMSELVGSAKHPTGNEKERENTIKKFKQLKFSDDMKVFGGHRKNTVYKELMKINKDLQ from the coding sequence ATGAAAATCAAGACAGCGGGCGTAATGATATTGCTGGTTACAGTTGCATGCGGCAAAATTGAAGAAGGGAAAAACTTTATTTCATATTCTTCAAATGAAACTGTGATACAGGGCAATGATAAAATGTCTGGAGAAGTAACCTTACTTTCGGGGAAAGCATCAATACAGGGCGAAGTACGAAGCTTTCAGAATAAAGGAAGATTTTCCAGTACAGTTCACGTTCTAAGTTCTGAAAAAGGCAATATTCTTATTGATCCGGGACATTATTCAGAGGAGCTTTCAAGGTATGCGGAGTCAATCGGCGGGCTGGATGCAATATTAATTACACACGGACATTGGGATAATATATATTCCTTAGATGAGGCTGCCGCAGCTAATCCAAACGCTAAAATATATATACATGAACTGGATTATAATTTTCTGCGTGATCCTGTACTAAACTGTTCGGATATAAACGGATTTTCCCTGATGCTGGACACAAAGCCTCTGACTTTTACAGAAGGTACATATACAATCGGAGGATATACATTTGAAATTATACATACGCCGGGGCATACCTGCGGCTCGAGTATATTTTACTTTGAAGAGGAAAATGTACTGTTTGGCGGGGATACCATAATGTCTGAACTCGTAGGCAGTGCAAAACATCCCACAGGTAATGAAAAGGAAAGAGAAAATACGATAAAAAAGTTTAAGCAGCTGAAATTTTCCGATGATATGAAAGTTTTTGGCGGTCATAGGAAAAATACTGTCTATAAGGAATTGATGAAAATAAATAAGGATCTGCAGTAA
- a CDS encoding nucleoside phosphorylase yields MLKRDGVFYHIHCKEGDVGRYVLLPGDPFRTDKIAEYLDNPVLIAHNREHKTWTGFLNGEKVSVTSTGMGCPSAAIALEELIACGADTFIRVGTSGRVSEKSQNPDLTGVIITAAVRDEGTTRQYIPIEYPAVADRHIVGALADAAKKLNLNFDEGITHSKDSFYSQVFTDTVPSKNRIHDRIEAWKAGNVMCSEMESAALFVISSIRNVRAGGIMAFSDIEDQASAVDKAIRTACEGIKLLIERDKS; encoded by the coding sequence TTGTTAAAAAGAGACGGGGTATTTTATCATATTCACTGCAAGGAAGGTGATGTAGGACGTTATGTGCTGCTGCCGGGAGATCCGTTCCGTACTGATAAAATCGCCGAATATCTTGATAATCCGGTACTTATAGCTCATAATCGCGAGCATAAGACATGGACAGGATTTTTGAACGGAGAAAAAGTATCAGTAACTTCTACCGGTATGGGGTGTCCCTCTGCAGCAATTGCCCTTGAGGAACTAATAGCATGCGGAGCAGATACTTTTATCAGAGTAGGAACTTCGGGACGGGTTTCTGAAAAATCACAGAATCCGGACTTAACAGGAGTTATTATTACAGCAGCAGTGCGTGATGAAGGAACTACACGCCAGTATATACCAATAGAATATCCTGCAGTAGCAGACCGTCATATAGTAGGGGCACTTGCAGATGCGGCTAAAAAGCTTAACCTTAATTTTGACGAAGGGATTACACACAGTAAAGATTCTTTCTACAGTCAGGTTTTTACAGATACTGTCCCTTCGAAAAATCGTATTCATGACAGAATCGAAGCCTGGAAAGCCGGTAACGTAATGTGCTCCGAAATGGAGTCAGCAGCACTGTTTGTTATTTCATCTATACGAAATGTAAGAGCCGGCGGCATTATGGCTTTTTCCGATATTGAAGATCAGGCATCCGCTGTAGATAAAGCTATACGTACTGCATGCGAAGGAATTAAATTATTAATTGAGAGGGATAAGTCATAA
- a CDS encoding voltage-gated chloride channel family protein, with protein MKKELDLVIYLIKWFTFSLIIGILSGSASAVFLLMLEWATKTREYNPFLIYFLPAGGFIVSLIYYFYGKEVSKGNNLILDEINSPKKVIKLRMAPMILFGTVITHLFGGSAGREGSGIQIGSSIADQLSLIFKFNKSDRRIILISGMAAGFGSVFGTPLAGAVFGLEAAVLGRLKYEALIPAFLSAVIADVVSKNWWGIVHPIYKINFFPEINIKNIIFACLAGVIFGLTGKIFSLGLNFIKSLFSKYIKFSPYSAVIGGIIIVFLTKLLGTYDYNGLGLEIISKSFTSQIFAEVFIFKILFTLITLGSGYKGGEVTCLFFIGSALGNTLSRIIRLPMDLMAGMGLVSVFSAAANTPLACIVMAMELFGDKIGIYAAVSCVVAYLFSGHTGIYDSQKVGWYKHFKLVSDRGKKLEDL; from the coding sequence ATGAAAAAAGAACTTGATTTAGTCATATATCTGATAAAATGGTTTACATTCTCTTTAATTATAGGGATACTTTCAGGAAGTGCATCGGCAGTTTTTCTGTTAATGCTTGAATGGGCAACTAAAACCAGAGAATATAATCCTTTTCTAATTTATTTTTTACCGGCCGGAGGCTTTATCGTCAGCTTAATTTATTACTTTTACGGCAAGGAAGTAAGTAAAGGAAATAATTTAATATTAGATGAAATAAACAGCCCCAAAAAAGTAATAAAGCTTCGAATGGCTCCCATGATCTTATTCGGAACTGTTATCACACATCTTTTCGGCGGTTCGGCTGGAAGAGAAGGAAGCGGAATACAAATAGGCTCTTCCATCGCTGACCAGTTAAGCCTTATTTTCAAATTTAACAAATCAGACAGAAGAATAATCCTCATTTCCGGAATGGCGGCAGGATTCGGCTCTGTTTTTGGGACACCCTTGGCAGGGGCGGTATTCGGTCTTGAGGCTGCTGTCTTGGGACGTTTAAAATATGAAGCCCTGATACCTGCTTTTCTCTCGGCAGTAATAGCCGACGTGGTTTCAAAAAACTGGTGGGGCATAGTACACCCGATATATAAAATAAATTTTTTCCCTGAAATAAATATAAAAAATATAATTTTTGCCTGTCTGGCAGGAGTTATTTTCGGCTTAACAGGAAAAATCTTTTCACTCGGGCTGAATTTTATAAAATCCCTTTTTTCAAAATATATAAAATTTTCACCTTACAGTGCAGTTATCGGCGGAATCATTATAGTATTTCTTACAAAATTATTAGGAACCTATGATTATAACGGTCTTGGACTGGAAATAATATCCAAAAGCTTCACCAGCCAGATATTTGCTGAAGTTTTCATTTTCAAAATACTATTTACGCTTATAACTCTGGGATCCGGTTATAAAGGCGGGGAGGTAACCTGCTTATTCTTCATAGGCTCTGCATTAGGCAATACACTGTCGCGGATAATAAGACTTCCTATGGATTTGATGGCAGGAATGGGACTGGTTTCTGTTTTTTCAGCTGCTGCAAATACTCCTCTTGCGTGTATTGTAATGGCGATGGAGCTGTTTGGCGATAAAATAGGAATTTATGCAGCAGTATCATGTGTTGTCGCATACTTATTTTCAGGACATACAGGTATATATGATTCGCAGAAAGTAGGCTGGTATAAGCACTTTAAGCTGGTAAGCGACAGAGGAAAAAAACTGGAGGATTTATAA